Proteins co-encoded in one Nicotiana sylvestris chromosome 7, ASM39365v2, whole genome shotgun sequence genomic window:
- the LOC104226356 gene encoding NDR1/HIN1-like protein 10, with protein MPGPHLNGAYYGPSIPPPSKTYHRPGHGGGCCCNPFSCCCGCLFNCICTCIFQILCTLLVIVGVVAFVLWFILRPNKVNFHVADASLTQFDLSTKNSTLYYDLALNVSIRNTNKRIGIYYDSIEARALFLGRNFSSTNLEPFYQGHKNTTDLKIVFKGQNLIMLGDKEKSDYNGEKDSGVYAIGVKLYMRIRLKFGWIKTKKIKPIIMCDLKVPFKSNGTTSSGTTFERTQCHLDW; from the coding sequence ATGCCGGGACCCCATCTGAACGGAGCATATTACGGCCCATCAATTCCGCCGCCGTCAAAAACCTACCACCGCCCAGGCCACGGCGGCGGGTGCTGCTGCAACCCATTCAGCTGCTGCTGCGGCTGTCTCTTCAACTGCATCTGCACTTGCATCTTCCAgatactctgcactcttttggtCATTGTTGGTGTCGTAGCCTTTGTCCTCTGGTTTATCCTCAGACCCAACAAAGTCAATTTCCACGTCGCTGACGCCTCACTTACCCAATTCGATCTCTCCACAAAAAACAGTACCCTTTACTACGATCTTGCTCTCAATGTCTCCATCAGAAACACCAATAAACGAATTGGGATTTACTATGATTCCATTGAAGCTAGGGCTTTGTTTCTTGGCCGGAATTTCTCCAGTACAAATCTTGAACCGTTTTATCAGGGTCACAAGAATACTACAGATCTGAAAATAGTGTTCAAGGGTCAGAATTTGATTATGCTAGGGGATAAAGAGAAATCTGATTACAATGGGGAGAAGGATTCTGGGGTTTATGCGATTGGAGTGAAGCTTTACATGCGGATTAGGCTCAAGTTTGGGTGGATCAAAACCAAGAAAATTAAGCCGATTATTATGTGTGATTTGAAGGTTCCTTTCAAGTCTAATGGTACAACATCTTCTGGTACCACTTTTGAGAGAACCCAATGCCATCTTGATTGGTGA